CGAGCGGCAAGCCCTTTTCGCGTGTAGCCAATGCCGAAGGCATCCAGTCTACAACGACATCAGCGCCACCGCCGGCAATCACCTGTGGCGGAGCAACATCGGGCCCGCCTGGCTTGATTTCCACATCCAGCCCGGCTTCCTCGTAGAAGCCTTTGTCTTTTGCCACGTAGTAACCGGCGAACTGGCCCTGCGTGACCCATTTCAGCTGGAGTACGAGCTTATCCGCAGCAAGCGCCGAACCGGCCATCAATGTCATGGCGGCTAATCCCAGCGAAAATGCAATCTTGTTTTTCATGTTTTAGTTCTCCTCTGTTCTTCTTGGTTATGTTCTATACGAGGGGTGCCAGAAGGTGACAGCCCTTTCGATGAGTGTGATCAACCCATAGGATAGCGACCCCGCGAGTGCTGCAACAAATATTTCGGCCCAGACCATATCGACGTTCATGCGCCCGACCTCGGCCGAGATGCGAAAGCCCATGCCGACAATCGGCGAGCCGAAGAACTCCGCGACGATCGCACCGATCAACGCCAGCGTCGAATTAATCTTCAGGGCATTGAAGATGAACGGCATGGCTGCAGGCAGGCGCAGCTTGAACAAGGTCTGAGTGTAGCTCGAACCGTAGGTTCGCATGAGATCGCGCTCCATGGCGCCGGACGCGGCAAGACCGGCGACGGTGTTCACCAGCATCGGGAAAAACGTCATGATGACGACGACTGCCGCCTTCGATTGCCAGTAAGAGCCAAACCACATCACCATAATCGGTGCGATGCCGACGACGGGAAGAGCCGCAACGAGATTGCCGACCGGCAGCAGGCCCTTGCGCAGGAAGGGAACGCGGTCGACGATGATAGCCGCGAGAAAGCCCGACCCGCAGCCGATTACGTAGCCGGCGATCGCAGCCTTCAGAAAGGTTTGCTGAAAGTCTGCCCAAAGGGTTGGCACCGACCCAGCAATCCGCACTGCGATCATTGAAGGCGGCGGCAGCAGGATTGCGGGTACGCCAAAGCCGCGCACGATGATCTCCCAGAGGATCAGCAACCATGCGCCGAACAAAACCGGCAGTGCGAGGTTGACCGTTCGTTGCGCAGCGAGGGATTTCGGCCGCAGCGCGGCCAGCCTCTGTACAGCGAGCCACGCCAGCAACCACGCAGCGACCACCATACACCAGTAGCCGGTAGCGGGAGCCGCCATTGCGAAGGAGCCGAGCAAGCCGATCAGGAAGAATGCCGCCAGGTGGACCAGTATCAGCAGTGCGATCAGAGAACTGTTGGAAGCAGAAGCGAAAAGCGCCAAGGCGGATGCCGCGAACAACAGGGCAGGCGTTGCAAAGAAGAAGAGTCCGGGGGCGTCGGCGCCCGTCGGCAGCACCAACG
This is a stretch of genomic DNA from Phyllobacterium zundukense. It encodes these proteins:
- a CDS encoding ABC transporter permease — encoded protein: MKRSPLAIVAFLLAAAALVLPTGADAPGLFFFATPALLFAASALALFASASNSSLIALLILVHLAAFFLIGLLGSFAMAAPATGYWCMVVAAWLLAWLAVQRLAALRPKSLAAQRTVNLALPVLFGAWLLILWEIIVRGFGVPAILLPPPSMIAVRIAGSVPTLWADFQQTFLKAAIAGYVIGCGSGFLAAIIVDRVPFLRKGLLPVGNLVAALPVVGIAPIMVMWFGSYWQSKAAVVVIMTFFPMLVNTVAGLAASGAMERDLMRTYGSSYTQTLFKLRLPAAMPFIFNALKINSTLALIGAIVAEFFGSPIVGMGFRISAEVGRMNVDMVWAEIFVAALAGSLSYGLITLIERAVTFWHPSYRT